From a region of the Pirellulales bacterium genome:
- a CDS encoding aminodeoxychorismate/anthranilate synthase component II, producing the protein MLLIIDNYDSFVHNLARHFERLRQRTLVVRNDAIDVAAVRRLAPAAIILSPGPCAPDQAGIGLQLVRALHREIPMLGVCLGHQTIAQALGGRIVRATEPMHGRDSLVRHDGECVFRGLPSPFRAGRYHSLVVDPASLPECLHVTAQADGGAIMGIAHRALPIVGVQFHPESILTEHGYELLANFLRLARLAPPAESPRGERRDIEPAAWTAPQHSHALTF; encoded by the coding sequence ATGCTGCTGATTATCGACAACTACGACAGTTTTGTGCATAACCTGGCCCGCCATTTTGAGCGGCTCCGGCAGCGCACGCTCGTGGTCCGCAACGACGCGATCGATGTGGCAGCCGTGCGCCGCCTCGCCCCCGCGGCAATCATTCTCTCGCCCGGCCCCTGCGCGCCCGATCAGGCAGGCATCGGCCTGCAACTGGTCCGCGCCCTGCACCGCGAGATTCCCATGCTCGGCGTCTGCCTCGGGCATCAAACCATCGCGCAAGCGCTCGGCGGTCGCATCGTCCGGGCCACAGAACCAATGCACGGCCGCGACAGCCTCGTGCGCCACGACGGCGAGTGCGTATTTCGCGGGCTGCCGTCGCCATTTCGCGCGGGGCGCTATCATTCGTTGGTGGTTGACCCGGCGAGCTTGCCAGAGTGTCTGCACGTCACCGCCCAAGCCGATGGCGGCGCCATCATGGGCATCGCCCATCGCGCGCTCCCTATCGTCGGCGTGCAGTTTCACCCCGAGTCGATCCTGACCGAGCACGGCTACGAGCTTTTGGCCAACTTTCTCCGCTTGGCCCGCCTGGCCCCGCCAGCAGAGTCGCCGCGCGGCGAACGCCGCGACATCGAGCCGGCCGCGTGGACCGCTCCCCAACATTCGCACGCCCTCACCTTTTAG
- a CDS encoding DUF447 family protein encodes MIIEGLVTTLAADGAVNIAPMGPIATPAIDWLLLRPFQTSTTFTNLRQHGAGVFHVTDNALMLARAAIGQLAPQPELLPCAALEGRIIADACRWHAFRVERIDDRQPRAQIWARVVDSGSRRDFLGFNRAKHAVVEAAILATRVGILSADEIQAELARLTIWIEKTGSADEHQALALLRRHIDAALSAPMASAQSAPQAVTS; translated from the coding sequence TTGATTATCGAAGGGCTGGTCACCACACTCGCGGCGGATGGCGCGGTGAACATTGCTCCCATGGGGCCGATTGCCACGCCAGCCATCGATTGGCTGCTGCTGCGACCTTTCCAAACCTCGACGACTTTCACCAATCTTCGCCAGCACGGCGCCGGGGTGTTTCACGTCACCGACAACGCGCTCATGTTGGCGCGCGCCGCGATTGGCCAACTGGCGCCGCAGCCAGAGTTATTGCCCTGCGCCGCCTTGGAAGGCCGGATCATCGCCGACGCTTGCCGCTGGCACGCCTTTCGCGTCGAGCGAATCGACGACCGCCAGCCGCGCGCCCAGATTTGGGCCCGCGTCGTCGATTCGGGCAGCCGGCGAGATTTCCTGGGGTTCAATCGCGCCAAGCATGCCGTGGTCGAAGCGGCGATCCTGGCCACCCGAGTCGGCATCCTTTCAGCCGACGAGATTCAAGCCGAACTAGCTCGGCTGACCATCTGGATTGAAAAGACAGGCAGCGCGGACGAGCATCAAGCGCTGGCGCTATTGCGCCGGCATATCGACGCGGCGCTGAGCGCGCCCATGGCCAGCGCGCAAAGCGCCCCGCAGGCAGTCACGTCATGA
- a CDS encoding anthranilate synthase component I family protein — translation MSRAIETSLPLIAELSPASDAEDCFRRLVDQPFCLFLDSARRDPALGRYSFIAVDPFDRLTLPVAATGALALVRERIAPYRAPRVAGLPPFQGGAAGLFSYDLGRQLERLPAPACDEFQLPALALGLYDLVLAFDHLAEKAWIISQGFPEIEPSARRRHAQERVDWLKQLLERDEPARAPSVDLLPRAALAPQYDVHALAGLTSNLAAGDYLATVAQAIEYIRAGDIFQVNLAQRLLYPARDHAADLYLRLRRRNPATFAAYFDLGTAQISSASPERLARVTEGQVETRPIKGTRARVARPEADLYSADDLRQSEKDRAENIMIVDLLRNDLSRVCQADSVTVRELCRLEEYEYVQHLVSIVEGRLRADCDPLDLLQAAFPGGSVTGAPKVRAMEIIAELEPTARGAYCGSLAYLGFNGDFDASILIRTITCSQGWWQAPVGGGIVNQSLPEQEYAETWHKAEGMLRAFVP, via the coding sequence ATGTCGCGCGCCATCGAAACATCCCTGCCGCTCATCGCCGAGCTGTCGCCAGCGTCCGACGCCGAAGACTGCTTTCGGCGGCTGGTCGACCAACCGTTCTGCCTGTTTCTCGACAGCGCCCGCCGCGATCCCGCGCTTGGCCGCTATTCCTTCATTGCGGTCGATCCCTTCGACCGTCTCACGCTGCCGGTCGCTGCCACCGGCGCGCTGGCGCTGGTGCGCGAGCGTATCGCCCCCTATCGCGCGCCCCGCGTCGCCGGCCTGCCACCGTTTCAAGGCGGTGCGGCCGGCCTGTTCAGCTACGACCTCGGCCGCCAACTCGAACGCCTGCCGGCGCCCGCCTGCGACGAGTTTCAATTGCCCGCCCTGGCGCTGGGGCTATACGACCTGGTGCTCGCCTTCGATCATCTCGCCGAAAAGGCGTGGATCATCTCGCAAGGTTTTCCCGAGATCGAGCCTTCCGCGCGCCGCCGGCACGCGCAAGAACGCGTCGACTGGCTCAAGCAACTTCTCGAACGCGACGAGCCTGCTCGCGCTCCATCCGTCGACCTCCTGCCGCGCGCTGCGCTCGCGCCTCAATATGATGTGCATGCCCTGGCCGGCCTGACCAGCAACTTGGCCGCCGGCGACTACCTGGCCACCGTGGCCCAGGCGATCGAGTACATACGCGCGGGCGACATCTTTCAGGTCAATCTCGCGCAGCGGCTCTTATACCCCGCCCGCGATCACGCCGCCGATTTGTATCTGCGGCTGCGGCGTCGCAATCCGGCGACCTTCGCCGCCTACTTCGATCTGGGAACGGCGCAGATCTCCAGCGCCAGCCCCGAGCGGCTGGCGCGCGTCACGGAGGGCCAGGTCGAAACGCGCCCCATCAAAGGCACACGCGCGCGGGTTGCCCGCCCCGAGGCCGATCTCTATTCGGCCGACGATCTGAGGCAAAGCGAAAAAGATCGCGCCGAAAACATTATGATCGTCGACCTCTTGCGCAACGACCTGTCGCGCGTTTGCCAGGCCGACAGCGTGACCGTGCGCGAACTGTGCCGGCTGGAAGAGTACGAGTACGTGCAGCACCTGGTTTCGATCGTCGAGGGACGCCTCCGCGCCGACTGCGATCCGCTCGACCTCTTGCAGGCCGCCTTCCCCGGCGGCTCAGTCACCGGCGCCCCCAAGGTCCGCGCCATGGAGATCATCGCCGAGCTGGAGCCGACCGCCCGCGGCGCCTACTGCGGTTCGCTGGCCTATTTAGGCTTCAATGGCGACTTCGACGCGAGCATACTGATTCGCACCATCACCTGCTCGCAAGGCTGGTGGCAGGCGCCGGTCGGCGGCGGGATCGTCAACCAATCGCTGCCCGAGCAAGAATATGCCGAAACCTGGCACAAGGCCGAGGGTATGCTGCGCGCCTTCGTCCCGTAA